Below is a genomic region from Pseudomonadota bacterium.
GTTGTAACAAAAGAGCGACTTCAGGGTTGGCGAGATTATCTGGATTGGAGAGAGAGGCTCGTTAGTTCACGTCTTGTCGGTCTTCGGTACCTTGACATCGAGGTGTTGTCTGACGGTCGTATCCGTTTCTTGACAGTTTGTGAGTCAAAAGAAAACTTCGACCAGGTGCGCCGAACGCTTAGCAGTAATGAGTTGCAAGCCTATGGTCTCAACTACTCACAGGACCCCTGGGAGTTTGAATACGACGACAAGCAACGACCACGCAGGGCCGAATTGGGAGATTTCGCAGGTCAGGATGAGCTAATCAGTCCGGGCGATGTTGATATAGACGGAATGCCTTGGGAGACGCCATATTTTGTATATGTAGACTTTCGGCTTCCCGAAGAATCCCAGAATGAGTTTGATCGTATCATCAACGGCGGAGGAACTGTTGAAGAAGCGGCGCAACGGTATTTGAGCCGTGTAGATTCTTCAGGGTTTCTCGCGCTATCGGTTGTTGGTGATATGATACTGATAAAACGTCAACGAAGTGAATTGCAGCAACTTCAGGAACAATCCGGACACGCCCCCTTTCTCTCCTCTTATCTGTTCGACATCAAGGCTGCGAGTGAGCCGTCGAAACTAAAGGAGATAAACGATAACGATTGGCGTCAGACCAGTCTCAATGATGAACAAAGGCTTGCTGTCAAAAAAATGGTCAGTACTCCTGATCTTGCAATGGTTCAAGGACCACCAGGCACCGGCAAGACGACGATGATCGCAGAGGCCACCTGGCAGTTTATTCGAGACGGCAAGAAGGTTCTTCTCGTTTCACAGGCTAGTTTGGCTGTCAACAATGTACTAGAGAGATTGGCACAGGTCCCTGCCATCCGCGCGATTCGACTGAGTCGAAAGGAGAGAAACAACGAACGTGAGCATCCTTACAACCAAGCGAACGCGATTGGAACATACTATCGAAGTATCGCAGAGGCATGTCAGTGCCGTACTCTTGACGTGTGGTCCAGCGCTGACGAGCGATTGGAGGCGGTATCCAAATGGATCAAATCTGTGGATTTAGTTTCTGGCGACATGGATTCTTTGCGTTCGAAGTCAGACTCCCTGACGAATCAACGTGCAGTTTGCAAGAAAGAGTTGAAACGACTTAAGGAGTCGGATGAGCGTGCCCGAGACATCGATCAGCAAAAACGAGAGGTCATGGCGCTAAGGTCATTCATCGAAGGTGCCGCCTCTTTTGCAGGGACTATTCCCGAGCCATTGCTGCGGGTAATTTACGACCGAATTGTTTTGCCCCTGGATCGTCTTTCCGAAATCGGCATAAGAGCTAATGTCCTGTGGTCTGAGTATGATTATGGCTCACTTTCAGAGCGAACACGATTTGCGGTAGAAGCATTGCTGAACTGGCGTAAAGTAGCCGCATTCAAGTCACAGATAAATGGTGACCGTGATCGACTCCAAGCGACTGAAGGGGATTCTGTGCTCTCTTCTGAATCGGCAATACGTCTGGCGGAATTACAGCGTAAGCTTCAAGACACGCTCAAGGCAATGGAAGAAGATGACAGCAAGGTGTTCGAATATCAGGCTATCCAGAAAGAAATCCGAGAAGTAAAACGTAAAGGTTCTGGACTGGATATGGACATCTATGTTTGCCTGTTTAACGCGCCAGACAATAAATCACTTTCCATCTTGACCAATGCAGGAAGTATGCGAACCCAGGTTGTTGAAACGCTTGATGCAGCATATGCATTACTTATGGAGATAGAGGCTGAGATCGAGGATGGTTGCAGGGAGGTCTGCTCAGAGCTTGGTCGATTCATTGATTCGCTTGCTTCAACCGAGGTCGACAAAGATGAAATGCGGCGATTGGAGGGGCAGCTCCGCCATCTGACGGAACGCCAGAAGGAGTTGTCTTCAGACCTTTTCGCCAAGGAAAAAAGGCTTAGCGATATTCTTTCCGAGCGTTCGGAAAATTTATCTGGTGTGAAACTAGATAATGGTGAACTCCAATCCTTACGTGCGATGGCAGAACGGGATCGAGACTCGTTAGCCGAAAGTCTGAAGCAGAGTCGTTCATTCCGAGATTCTTGGGGAGATGTTCTCCAGCGATGGGTATCCGACCTGACGGATCCTGAAACAGTCAAGTGCGATCAAGATAACTTCCTTCCTACTTACATCAATGCGTGCAACGTGGTTGGTGTGACTTGCACAGAAAGAAGAAACACTCTCGAAGATGCTGGCCATACATGGTTCGACGCGGTTATCGTCGATGAGGTGAGTAAGGCAACTCCGACTGAAATTATTATGCCGTTGATGATGGGCAGGACGGCCATCCTGGTGGGTGACCATCGGCAACTGCCGCCACTTTTCAAGGAGCAAGAAGGGTCCTGGGAAGAAGCAATCGCTGATCAAGAGGAGTCGAACGAAGAAGACCAGAACTCCGACAGCGAATTGACGGCCGAAAACTTCGATCGTTTCAAGAAGATGGTGACGTCGTCCCTTTTCAAGGAGCACTTCGAAAATGCTCCGGATAGCCTTAAGTCGTTCCTCTTTACTCAGTACCGAATGCATCCGCAGATTATGCGGGTCGTGAACCAGTTCTATGAAAACAGACTTATATGTGGGCTGTCGGACCCCGACGGGAAGAACCCAGATTCCGACCCACGAGGACATCGTGTTCATGGCCTCACATTGCAGGGTGAAAAAGACCAACGGTATATCGTACCTGAGCAGCATGTGGCATGGATTGATTCAACTCTCGACCCCCACGGAAAACGTCACTATGAGAGTAGTAAGCTCGGTAGCAGCAAGGTCAACGAACTTGAATGGATCTTAATTGCCAAGTCTCTGTTCGACATTGAAATGGCTTGTCGGGATAAGGGGTTCGGAGCGAATGACAAACCACCCAAGCAGGTAGGGATAGTTACATTTTACAATGGCCAAAAAAACGCCATCAAGAGAGCAGTAAAACGTATTGAAAGTGTTCGCAAAACCCGGTTCTCAGCTATCGATTGGGATGTTAACACCGTGGATAGATATCAAGGGCAAGAGCGGCCTATCATTCTGGTGAGCATGGTAAGGAGCCCGCCTTTTAAGTTGTCTCAAAGGGCAAACACAGCTCAGTTTGAAAGGATTAATGTCGCCTTCTCCCGGGCAGAAGAGTTGCTGGTAGTTGTGGGAGCTAAGGACGTCTTCTGCAAATATCCTGTTTTCCTGCCACATTTAGACAAACCAGGCAAACGCAAGGTTGAGGTCTATCGGTTTATAATAGATGAGATCCAACGAAGTGGTGGCCTTTGGTCCTCCGACTATATTATCTCCTCGCATGAATACGACAGGCTTCTTCCCGCCGGATTCTCGCCGAAAAGATCAAATGGCCGTCCAAATCAAAATAACAATCGTCACCGAGGGAGAATTAGTAAATGAAATTGACTGATATCCGCATCGGTGTACCAATGCTTCGGATAGAAACGCGTGTCTTTCACGCGACTCCTCGCAAACCGACTGCATTTGAGCGAGTCATTCTTGCCGTGGCCGATAGGTTCGGAGTTGACGCCAACTTCAACAATCTCCCTCTAGATCGTCTTTTTATTGATGTCCTCTGCGTAGTTGACCCTACGCCGATAGTGACGCCCACACTCACTGAACTCATTACCCTGGATGTTATACGTTGCTTGAGTGATGTCGAATCACTGAACACTTTGACCTTACGCGACATAGAGATTACTGAGCGTGGACATCGTATGATTGCGGAAGATATGCTGCCAGCCAAGGCGATGCAGAACGATGAGGTGTTCTTTTATGATCCAATCCTTCAACGACTACTTCCTGAATCTCAATCCAAGGCTTATCGTCCAGTTCCTCCCCAGTTGTCAGTTGATGTTACAGTTTTTGAGGATGTATTTCCAGAAGACCAGATTCGCTCGAAGATTCAGGGTGGAGGTTATCGTTGGTTTAGTGCCGCAAGCCAGATTGAAAAGCTTGAATCCCAGGCGGTTCAGATCTATTGGAAAGACACTCCCAGCTCGGTCGAGTTGAAATCTGGGGAATTGGTCATTGATTCCATAGATGAAGGCCTTAGTTCCTATATCAGTTCGCTTGATTGTGAAAAAGCCTATGATCGCTTCATTGCACCGGTATTTGATAATCATGATTTACAATTAGAGCTATTCCCGGAAATTGCTGTCGACAACCTTAATTGGGAAAATTTCCATATCCTGCCGGTTCAGCGTGTGTTGTTCAATTGGCCAGAGAGTGCGCGAGTTGTTATTACCAATTTAAATCATGCTGATCCCTCAACCCCGGATCAAGCGCTGCCACAACAGGCCATCATCATCTACCACGATGACAAAGATGCAGATGATATCCATTTTGAATGGAATGAGAATCGAAACGGCTGCAAGCTGAGAGTAAAGGCACCGGCTCCTGACCCAAGTTTCCTGCGTCTAACGGATCAACATGAAGTCCGTTGCCATCGTATTCAAGCGACGCACGGAGGCATTGAGCGTCAGTTCCTTGTAGCGTATCAAGGTCGGATCAGCAGTGACGATGAATTGATAAGCAATCCTCTTCGGTCTCTTTCAAGTATCTTTAACCAAAAAGTAAGTCAAGAGGATCTCTGTGCTGCTGTACTTTGGGAAGGCGAATCCCTGTATATGGAGAATCTTCTTCGGCGACTAGCGACGTCTAACTCTCTACTGGATGATCTTGTTCCAGCGTTCTATTCAGGGTTAGCCGACACAGAACGAGTTAATGGCACAATCAACCGTAATGCCTGGGATGAAACACTGTTCAATTTACTCTGCGAGTGTATCAATTCTTCTGAGGACTTCGAGTTGTCCGCCAATGAAGGCCTCCTTCATGTCCTGTCGAATTACGGTCCTTATTCCGAAAAGCACCAATCACTTCTACTTCAGACACTTATCCAAAAAGTTCCGCTACCACTCAATCTCGATGAATTGAAAGCAATATGGGCTTCATTTCGCCTTCTATATCCTGGATGGACCTCCAACTTTCCTTCCCGGTTGCTGACTCAGGAGATATTAAAGTCGATACTTGAAAGCTTTCCGAAAAAACTAGACGATGATCTTTTGACAGAAGATAATGGTTTCTTTCGTCTAATCTCATCGTTGCATCAACTCTACGAAAAAATTTCTAAAGTGGTCGGAGGCGAAGGTATTGAAGGGCTTGTCGGTGACGATGATTACGTTGCATTAATCAAGGCCCAGCCACAAGCCGGATTGGCCGACTTGGCTCATTCCTGGGTGACAGAAATGGAGTCTTTGTCTTCAGCGCTAATGGACTACGATTCAATTTTACTTGGGACTCGTTTGGAGTTGATTCATAGCAAAGTTACAGAAATTGGCAGGTGGTCTGCCAAACTTATCGGAGCACTCGCTAAAAATGTTCAATCAGTCTATGTGTTTGATACGTCAGCTCTTATAGCTCAACCGAGCATTGTCGCAAGTGTTTGCCCTAATGAATTGTTTGTTGTTACCAAGCGGGTTATTGATGAACTGGACGACAAGAAACTTGATGAGACTCTTCGCCCGAGTGTGTCCGAGGTTGTGCGTAATCTACGCAGGATAAAGAAAGAGCAGATTCAGTTTTGCGATGGAGAGATGTCGCTTCTCCCTAAGGATTACCGTATGAAAGGTGACAACCTGATTCTGTCGGTCGCAGTCCGCTTTCGCACACATAAGCCAACCTTGATTACTAATGACAACAACCTCTCCCTGAAGGCACAAGCTGAAGGCATTGCGGCAATGACGGCAGGAGAGTTTGAGATGAGAATAAAGCCTAAGACGCAACACAATGATCAGTTGCATCGCGGCCGCCCTCAAAATCCCAAGGGAAATCCCGAGGGGAAAAGGAGTAAAAAATGAGCGAGTCTGTCCACTATCGATGGAATCTTAAAGCACAGATGCGTCGCCAGGCATATCTGGATCGCATTCAGGGTAATGTAGCGAAGTTCCATGACAGGTATAACGCGAAATTTGAAGATTTGGTCAATCAAGGTCTTGAACAATATTTGCCTAGTGACTTTGCCGATTTTCGTACTCAATTGGCTCGACTTGAAAGACTTCTTTCATCCGACCCGGAGAGCGCTCGTGAATTGAGCTTCGAAATAGGCAGCCAACTCAGTCACTTACCTGGATTGGCAAGGGCTGCCAAGCGAGAGTTCGAGTCTCGTGAGATCCAGAGACGTAAAGAGATAGCTGAAATGCGGCGTCATGCCA
It encodes:
- a CDS encoding AAA family ATPase, whose protein sequence is MTSKDLNHKGAKPFEQSAVFTITRIGSQIEVCDNLLSRLSDLEERKSELVYGERRLSDKAREIDEQHLSQIEEASDAVSLAQGTLFRAEADAKQLQLLREQQQQRFEGLKSGQLSPEDIDHVKIAVEEKSKPVKTAISDLDSRILEAQGQIENIAGTIQAQKAELISFREDLETFENGDIPARYLETIEVVRRKSADDQDREIKLASDRLKDLTNQIDKAGNEIKILSPKIDELKASSLELENVSKQNLLNKFGSSAWRGSFFTNYEKEIQELTNKKNLLVKQRSNSKSKLTRIKKNHTSIITGRPQFIEEAVLAERTNQLSICQDMVDAIPITIREGKGELASIKTGLRSLEDQLEIKRQELKLVTELAVETAKNELVEMVKASLDELSLAIVAAGKNIAIANNQRTEANETLEQLRTRLSEEKSKQLLNIAEPLDELNKAIPIDEEQLINDAKEHGIEGSVINIREAIVAMRSGLVCERQREQESLTLSEDSEIDNATSDEPSLLDVSQESESSTEEKSSQVNGNIYLDFAKNEDDNQTPHGKTYPGLRSQLEGLRRAHGKVLFQDAPPGADLLSIFIETVFPEGISQSYFICNLSLRADQPYLQIRPKMIGPRLERQLPRGISLAVSGKLWDNQRDADNPVFLVQKIVDLSHSAKLPFEQSISGFVFTQSQSVYPSSKRQENILSNDFVAQLPLISVVTKERLQGWRDYLDWRERLVSSRLVGLRYLDIEVLSDGRIRFLTVCESKENFDQVRRTLSSNELQAYGLNYSQDPWEFEYDDKQRPRRAELGDFAGQDELISPGDVDIDGMPWETPYFVYVDFRLPEESQNEFDRIINGGGTVEEAAQRYLSRVDSSGFLALSVVGDMILIKRQRSELQQLQEQSGHAPFLSSYLFDIKAASEPSKLKEINDNDWRQTSLNDEQRLAVKKMVSTPDLAMVQGPPGTGKTTMIAEATWQFIRDGKKVLLVSQASLAVNNVLERLAQVPAIRAIRLSRKERNNEREHPYNQANAIGTYYRSIAEACQCRTLDVWSSADERLEAVSKWIKSVDLVSGDMDSLRSKSDSLTNQRAVCKKELKRLKESDERARDIDQQKREVMALRSFIEGAASFAGTIPEPLLRVIYDRIVLPLDRLSEIGIRANVLWSEYDYGSLSERTRFAVEALLNWRKVAAFKSQINGDRDRLQATEGDSVLSSESAIRLAELQRKLQDTLKAMEEDDSKVFEYQAIQKEIREVKRKGSGLDMDIYVCLFNAPDNKSLSILTNAGSMRTQVVETLDAAYALLMEIEAEIEDGCREVCSELGRFIDSLASTEVDKDEMRRLEGQLRHLTERQKELSSDLFAKEKRLSDILSERSENLSGVKLDNGELQSLRAMAERDRDSLAESLKQSRSFRDSWGDVLQRWVSDLTDPETVKCDQDNFLPTYINACNVVGVTCTERRNTLEDAGHTWFDAVIVDEVSKATPTEIIMPLMMGRTAILVGDHRQLPPLFKEQEGSWEEAIADQEESNEEDQNSDSELTAENFDRFKKMVTSSLFKEHFENAPDSLKSFLFTQYRMHPQIMRVVNQFYENRLICGLSDPDGKNPDSDPRGHRVHGLTLQGEKDQRYIVPEQHVAWIDSTLDPHGKRHYESSKLGSSKVNELEWILIAKSLFDIEMACRDKGFGANDKPPKQVGIVTFYNGQKNAIKRAVKRIESVRKTRFSAIDWDVNTVDRYQGQERPIILVSMVRSPPFKLSQRANTAQFERINVAFSRAEELLVVVGAKDVFCKYPVFLPHLDKPGKRKVEVYRFIIDEIQRSGGLWSSDYIISSHEYDRLLPAGFSPKRSNGRPNQNNNRHRGRISK